One window from the genome of Desulforegula conservatrix Mb1Pa encodes:
- a CDS encoding ParA family protein, producing MSKIIAIAGLTPGSGKTTVSLNLAASLSIYEKKNLVVDFDSNSEVSNQLKAGITENKVVFERLYPFTDFIPSGFEESSFFKNIAGVCSKTEKVFEIFIKSLSKEYEFVILDIPSKMDFLSTSALAVCEDVIIVNKSNEFNLKAIQRLLLTIFQINKRFKKKINIKGILTWGHSIPLESSLKPWPADLNNHIFKVFIPYENIMDNNEKFQTPFCFNDILSPASISYLEFCRELWREL from the coding sequence ATGTCTAAAATAATAGCAATAGCAGGCCTTACTCCTGGTTCAGGAAAAACTACTGTTTCTTTGAATCTGGCAGCTTCATTGTCTATATATGAGAAAAAAAATCTTGTAGTGGATTTTGACAGTAACTCGGAAGTTTCAAATCAATTAAAAGCCGGGATAACAGAAAATAAGGTCGTTTTTGAACGTTTATATCCTTTTACTGATTTTATACCTTCAGGTTTTGAAGAAAGCTCTTTTTTTAAAAACATTGCCGGGGTTTGTTCTAAGACAGAAAAAGTATTTGAAATATTTATAAAATCACTTTCAAAGGAATATGAATTCGTTATTTTGGATATTCCTTCAAAAATGGATTTTTTGAGTACTTCTGCGCTTGCTGTTTGCGAAGATGTCATAATTGTTAATAAAAGCAACGAATTTAATCTTAAGGCAATTCAGAGACTTTTGTTGACAATTTTTCAAATAAACAAACGCTTTAAAAAAAAGATAAATATTAAGGGAATTCTTACATGGGGCCATTCAATACCGCTTGAATCATCTCTCAAACCTTGGCCCGCAGATCTGAATAACCATATTTTTAAGGTTTTCATTCCATATGAAAATATCATGGATAATAATGAAAAATTTCAAACTCCTTTTTGTTTTAATGATATTTTAAGTCCCGCATCGATTTCTTATCTGGAATTTTGCAGGGAATTATGGCGTGAATTATGA